From Quercus lobata isolate SW786 chromosome 1, ValleyOak3.0 Primary Assembly, whole genome shotgun sequence, one genomic window encodes:
- the LOC115959361 gene encoding uncharacterized protein At4g13230: protein MASLTLIVSLPKFGHAGSAIVRRSTWNPRLFAACTPRPIQASSNPEASSPATDALKQGANEAKKTGETVKDKANSTAEHVSQNTKDMAGKMSATAQDVTEKVKQTAQEAWGSAKDTAQKAKDNVLGKTEESKESIKESAEAVKNSMNTKN from the exons ATGGCAAGCTTAACTTTAATCGTCTCCCTCCCAAAATTTGGTCATGCTGGATCAGCAATTGTTAGGAGAAGCACTTGGAACCCTAGGCTGTTTGCGGCCTGTACTCCAAGACCTATTCAA GCGAGTTCAAATCCAGAGGCTTCATCACCAGCCACTGATGCACTAAAACAAGGGGCAAATGAAGCGAAGAAGACCGGTGAAACTGTCAAAGATAAGGCTAACTCTACTGCAGAACAT GTGAGCCAGAATACAAAAGATATGGCAGGCAAGATGTCAGCAACGGCCCAAGATGTCACTGAGAAGGTGAAGCAAACAGCACAGGAAGCATGGGGTTCGGCCAAAGACACAGCCCAAAAGGCCAAAGACAATGTGCTGGGCAAGACTGAAGAATCAAAGGAAAGCATCAAAGAAAGTGCAGAGGCTGTGAAAAACAGCATGAATACCAAGAATTGA